A single window of Dermacentor albipictus isolate Rhodes 1998 colony chromosome 1, USDA_Dalb.pri_finalv2, whole genome shotgun sequence DNA harbors:
- the LOC135901585 gene encoding uncharacterized protein isoform X2 has protein sequence MFECRCLPMSGCRNPGLPRALLYGLNALWCLLVVASVGLGSALHQGYYFISIACVVLIVATCGAYNIHRTCTEQNRQQPMDVACRGPPPSYEEAMIGQTDEPPDYAEVVRMLRLAKQPLQSSTAESQHLLSCEQHSPAAQGEK, from the coding sequence AATGCCGCTGCCTCCCGATGTCCGGCTGCCGGAACCCGGGGCTGCCGCGAGCCCTGTTGTACGGCCTCAACGCGCTCTGGTGTCTGCTGGTCGTGGCGTCCGTGGGCCTGGGCTCGGCGTTGCACCAGGGCTACTACTTCATCAGCATCGCCTGCGTCGTGCTCATCGTGGCCACTTGCGGTGCCTACAACATCCACCGGACGTGCACCGAGCAGAACCGCCAGCAGCCGATGGACGTCGCTTGCCGCGGCCCACCGCCGTCCTACGAGGAGGCCATGATTGGACAGACCGACGAGCCGCCCGACTACGCGGAAGTGGTGCGCATGCTCCGCCTGGCGAAGCAGCCGCTGCAGAGCAGCACCGCGGAGTCGCAGCACCTGCTCTCCTGCGAGCAGCACTCGCCCGCTGCCCAAGGCGAGAAGTAG
- the LOC135901585 gene encoding uncharacterized protein isoform X1: MIDVAHSQCRCLPMSGCRNPGLPRALLYGLNALWCLLVVASVGLGSALHQGYYFISIACVVLIVATCGAYNIHRTCTEQNRQQPMDVACRGPPPSYEEAMIGQTDEPPDYAEVVRMLRLAKQPLQSSTAESQHLLSCEQHSPAAQGEK; this comes from the coding sequence AATGCCGCTGCCTCCCGATGTCCGGCTGCCGGAACCCGGGGCTGCCGCGAGCCCTGTTGTACGGCCTCAACGCGCTCTGGTGTCTGCTGGTCGTGGCGTCCGTGGGCCTGGGCTCGGCGTTGCACCAGGGCTACTACTTCATCAGCATCGCCTGCGTCGTGCTCATCGTGGCCACTTGCGGTGCCTACAACATCCACCGGACGTGCACCGAGCAGAACCGCCAGCAGCCGATGGACGTCGCTTGCCGCGGCCCACCGCCGTCCTACGAGGAGGCCATGATTGGACAGACCGACGAGCCGCCCGACTACGCGGAAGTGGTGCGCATGCTCCGCCTGGCGAAGCAGCCGCTGCAGAGCAGCACCGCGGAGTCGCAGCACCTGCTCTCCTGCGAGCAGCACTCGCCCGCTGCCCAAGGCGAGAAGTAG
- the LOC135901585 gene encoding uncharacterized protein isoform X3 yields MSGCRNPGLPRALLYGLNALWCLLVVASVGLGSALHQGYYFISIACVVLIVATCGAYNIHRTCTEQNRQQPMDVACRGPPPSYEEAMIGQTDEPPDYAEVVRMLRLAKQPLQSSTAESQHLLSCEQHSPAAQGEK; encoded by the coding sequence ATGTCCGGCTGCCGGAACCCGGGGCTGCCGCGAGCCCTGTTGTACGGCCTCAACGCGCTCTGGTGTCTGCTGGTCGTGGCGTCCGTGGGCCTGGGCTCGGCGTTGCACCAGGGCTACTACTTCATCAGCATCGCCTGCGTCGTGCTCATCGTGGCCACTTGCGGTGCCTACAACATCCACCGGACGTGCACCGAGCAGAACCGCCAGCAGCCGATGGACGTCGCTTGCCGCGGCCCACCGCCGTCCTACGAGGAGGCCATGATTGGACAGACCGACGAGCCGCCCGACTACGCGGAAGTGGTGCGCATGCTCCGCCTGGCGAAGCAGCCGCTGCAGAGCAGCACCGCGGAGTCGCAGCACCTGCTCTCCTGCGAGCAGCACTCGCCCGCTGCCCAAGGCGAGAAGTAG
- the LOC135901641 gene encoding uncharacterized protein isoform X1, giving the protein MVKANRQQASAHAELEDRFSTSHLELRHDGGTVRLSYLNVLMTFMLFLTVFMMASGVAVSAATSWLVGSVLILPAVLLLCATALVATWVMSRHSVHERSSSDPFPSVVYSPLAQHDTDVGHGSAARAQSGILPQRGPEKPRQQSHRGYTNVVSFKE; this is encoded by the exons ATGGTCAAAGCCAACAGGCAACAAGCGTCTGCTCATGCGGAACTGGAAGACAG GTTCTCCACGAGCCATTTGGAGCTTCGTCACGACGGCGGCACCGTCCGCTTATCGTACCTGAACGTGCTCATGACGTTCATGCTGTTCCTGACAGTGTTCATGATGGCGTCCGGCGTTGCCGTGTCGGCCGCCACCAGCTGGCTCGTGGGCTCGGTGCTCATCCTGCCGGCCGTGCTGCTGCTCTGCGCCACGGCTCTCGTTGCCACCTGGGTCATGAGCCGACACTCGGTGCACGAGCGCAGCTCCAGTGACCCGTTCCCGAGCGTCGTCTACTCGCCGCTGGCGCAGCACGACACTGACGTCGGGCATGGCTCCGCTGCCAGGGCCCAAAGTGGCATACTGCCGCAGCGTGGCCCCGAGAAGCCACGGCAGCAGTCCCACAGGGGTTACACGAACGTCGTCTCTTTTAAGGAGTAA
- the LOC135901641 gene encoding uncharacterized protein isoform X2 produces MTSTQAFDDIPSKRRAPSTWSKPTGNKRLLMRNWKTVFMMASGVAVSAATSWLVGSVLILPAVLLLCATALVATWVMSRHSVHERSSSDPFPSVVYSPLAQHDTDVGHGSAARAQSGILPQRGPEKPRQQSHRGYTNVVSFKE; encoded by the exons ATGACGTCAACTCAAGCGTTTGATGATATCCCGTCCAAACGCCGAGCTCCTTCCACATGGTCAAAGCCAACAGGCAACAAGCGTCTGCTCATGCGGAACTGGAAGACAG TGTTCATGATGGCGTCCGGCGTTGCCGTGTCGGCCGCCACCAGCTGGCTCGTGGGCTCGGTGCTCATCCTGCCGGCCGTGCTGCTGCTCTGCGCCACGGCTCTCGTTGCCACCTGGGTCATGAGCCGACACTCGGTGCACGAGCGCAGCTCCAGTGACCCGTTCCCGAGCGTCGTCTACTCGCCGCTGGCGCAGCACGACACTGACGTCGGGCATGGCTCCGCTGCCAGGGCCCAAAGTGGCATACTGCCGCAGCGTGGCCCCGAGAAGCCACGGCAGCAGTCCCACAGGGGTTACACGAACGTCGTCTCTTTTAAGGAGTAA